One genomic region from Parafrankia irregularis encodes:
- a CDS encoding acyl-CoA dehydrogenase family protein, whose translation MTDLDLLYTEVEDDLRSTVRDLLADRCPPAAVTAVYDGDRTLVDPLWQALAVDLGLAGLLVPEDRGGAGASAREAAVVLEELGRVAAPVPFLTSAVVATTVLLAAGSELAARFTASLAAGERTAALTVPFTAAPFTAALSAAASGAQARGVEARGARLATVDVVRPHTLTGTVTTVAGALEADLLLVPASRDGRVVLYAVDAAAVDRPPVVSFDMTRQLADVHLVDVEATPVLDDPADPGAAERAIRGGLTAGAALLASEQLGVASWCLDETVKYLKTRRQFGRVVGGFQALKHRLADLYAGVESAAAAARYAAAALASGDPDLAVATSVAAAFCGDLAVVAAEEAVQLHGGIGMTWEYPAHLYLKKAKADQIAFGTPGAHRALLASLVHLPEAPR comes from the coding sequence TTGACAGATCTCGATCTGCTCTACACCGAGGTCGAGGACGACCTGCGCTCGACCGTGCGCGACCTGCTCGCGGATCGTTGCCCGCCGGCGGCGGTCACCGCCGTGTACGACGGCGACCGCACGCTGGTCGACCCGCTCTGGCAGGCCCTGGCGGTCGACCTCGGCCTGGCAGGGCTGCTCGTTCCCGAGGACCGGGGCGGCGCCGGGGCCTCGGCACGGGAGGCCGCCGTCGTGCTGGAGGAGCTCGGCCGTGTGGCGGCGCCGGTCCCCTTCCTGACCAGCGCGGTCGTCGCGACGACGGTGCTGCTGGCGGCCGGTTCCGAACTCGCGGCCAGGTTCACGGCGTCGCTCGCGGCCGGTGAGCGGACCGCGGCGCTGACCGTGCCGTTCACGGCGGCGCCGTTCACTGCCGCGCTGTCCGCGGCGGCGTCGGGCGCGCAGGCGCGGGGCGTGGAGGCGCGGGGCGCGCGGCTGGCCACTGTCGACGTTGTCAGGCCGCACACGCTCACCGGCACGGTGACCACCGTGGCCGGTGCACTGGAGGCGGACCTGCTGCTGGTACCGGCGTCCCGGGATGGACGTGTCGTGCTCTACGCCGTCGACGCCGCCGCGGTGGATCGGCCGCCCGTGGTCTCGTTCGACATGACCCGCCAGCTTGCCGATGTGCACCTGGTGGACGTCGAGGCCACGCCCGTGCTCGACGACCCCGCCGACCCTGGCGCCGCGGAGCGGGCGATTCGCGGCGGGCTGACCGCGGGCGCCGCCCTGCTCGCCTCCGAGCAGCTCGGCGTTGCGAGCTGGTGCCTGGACGAGACCGTTAAGTACCTGAAGACACGTCGCCAGTTCGGCCGGGTGGTCGGTGGCTTCCAGGCGCTCAAGCACAGGCTGGCCGACCTCTACGCCGGCGTCGAGTCCGCGGCCGCGGCCGCCCGCTACGCCGCCGCGGCACTGGCGTCCGGCGACCCGGATCTGGCTGTGGCCACCAGCGTCGCGGCGGCGTTCTGCGGCGACCTCGCGGTCGTCGCCGCGGAGGAGGCGGTGCAGCTGCACGGCGGCATCGGCATGACCTGGGAGTACCCGGCGCACCTTTACCTGAAGAAGGCCAAGGCCGACCAGATCGCGTTCGGCACCCCGGGTGCCCATCGCGCCCTGCTGGCATCGCTGGTGCACCTGCCGGAGGCTCCGCGCTAG